Proteins encoded by one window of Lathyrus oleraceus cultivar Zhongwan6 chromosome 1, CAAS_Psat_ZW6_1.0, whole genome shotgun sequence:
- the LOC127129507 gene encoding E3 ubiquitin-protein ligase ATL6, translating into MLMFHLKASMIPFLLLLFLNHVESQTSMQPLPTDISHHKWEPSFAITVGSILCLLLFLGIIFFYIRNCVESHIIITRTNHTTDCPCSCSHGINKELLNTFPILFYSAIKDLKTDKGPLECAVCLTDFKENDTLRLLPKCNHVFHPQCIDSWLASHVTCPVCRANLNQDSCQVSIPIIIPTHFNNDQMCEENSQTETEPVPEPEITFSNASNDPSPNQIGESINFGDSHASKPKLLRSNSTGHSLDEQVNCEEKYTLMLPEDVRRYILVNHGKSCQLSMNGEAKVEKWVWCPRRG; encoded by the coding sequence ATGCTTATGTTTCATCTCAAAGCATCTATGATTCCCTTCCTCCTCCTTCTATTCCTCAACCATGTTGAATCACAAACATCCATGCAACCTCTTCCAACAGACATTTCTCATCACAAATGGGAGCCCTCCTTTGCAATCACAGTAGGTTCCATACTTTGTCTACTCCTTTTCTTAGGAATCATTTTTTTCTACATCAGAAACTGTGTTGAATCACACATCATCATCACAAGAACAAATCACACCACAGATTGTCCTTGTTCATGTTCCCATGGTATCAACAAAGAACTCCTCAACACTTTCCCTATCCTCTTTTACTCAGCAATCAAGGATCTTAAAACTGATAAAGGACCCTTGGAATGTGCTGTTTGTTTAACAGATTTCAAAGAAAATGATACCTTGAGATTACTTCCTAAATGCAACCATGTTTTTCACCCTCAATGCATTGATTCATGGCTAGCTTCGCATGTCACATGTCCTGTTTGTCGCGCAAATCTTAACCAAGATTCTTGTCAGGTTTCTATCCCAATTATCATCCCAACCCATTTCAACAATGACCAAATGTGTGAAGAAAATTCTCAAACCGAAACCGAACCCGTACCCGAACCAGAAATCACTTTCAGTAATGCTTCCAATGACCCAAGCCCAAACCAAATTGGAGAAAGTATCAATTTTGGTGACAGTCACGCATCAAAACCGAAGCTTTTGAGgtcaaattcaactggtcattCTTTGGATGAACAAGTGAATTGTGAGGAGAAGTACACACTGATGTTACCAGAGGATGTAAGGAGGTACATTTTGGTTAACCATGGAAAAAGCTGCCAGCTTTCTATGAACGGCGAGGCCAAGGTTGAGAAGTGGGTTTGGTGTCCGCGACGTGGTTGA